A single window of Salvia splendens isolate huo1 chromosome 8, SspV2, whole genome shotgun sequence DNA harbors:
- the LOC121744269 gene encoding protein MLP1-like produces MAQDVAVQEDKPSGACCATLQKKHSKLLERFGKIDLLKNKFRDCTIHLQEKYDEVEKDKGSLRKELDELKLQVDFWKDEKDKVDGRCTDLEDEVSALQDEIQLLKQSSGSASHQEDEQLQERIAQSEEEIKQLNKLLDQERGKAASEKKSAELEKKKADEALKKLEKGINQICELQKAAIIDRKNAEEYKLKWEKLQKETDDMKSMLALEKARSEDVEKKLEAEKQKSINERIRADLAVAKSVDLQKLTETSLEKDRADELNQKLEQAKNRVEQLEGELLKHKCSEKSEDKLLLEKFKKETDDLKSMLALEKSKSEAAQKKVEVEKQKATEERKRAKLAMDKSKEQNKLADTNLKRATSDKTRADDLNQKLEQARIRVEQLEVEMLKHKCSEKSEDKLLLEKFKKETDDLKSMLALEKSKSEAAQKKVEEEKQKATEERNRAKLAVDKSKELNKLAETNLKRAMSEKTRADDLNQKLEQARNRVEQLEGELLKNKCSEKSEDKLLLEKFKKETDDLKSMLALEKSKSEAAQKKVEVEKQKATEERKRAKLVVDKSKEQQKLSEMNMKRAMSEKTRADDLNQKLEEAKNRVDKSSPSRNAVLATDARTEMLMHDTQFSKWVEKMLLEKDHTIIREKRRADSAKKKAKKQTKVAEEHKKMSMEQKHRADQLSEQLENYKLRLEGLQKEMQEFISQRNYTGISPITNNDINFETDSVEFLKKQLELEKLLAKHAKQATKIEAFRNKVLEQELCRLKQENHQFQQHLNKLDKSLLHGSGGIDQLKRISGQTTDREILGIDGDHRLLMSGIDSRMDPPYRGSNQKILQGSALYSSSASFADRPLVGSQERDTLSIMTSANLGEDVSNFTPKISGKMQNKQNVSKADNRSRTPLKDSSSKRRVVLREKKRILGAAKPVENLYVTGEKLQQQVSEKLPVLHDILNGQMDEPREESLKGTSTELFRPLKKRKTSSEGMVIIHHPQDSGQSKGIPDSDINNSDACIPASSPGSDAVRSDLVLRDGTNNISGHNLSTPDFDQMFTGDYMKLLEMDNAADEESYRRAIARPLSPTLPGVEVVSSEMLVHESSQEGLPNVSSYTVIETEKNLTSFVSNGGSVPSLLQMEHNSDHFPKDTTPLAASDTHCQEIHVSSRKLGMPYLTGSGNKTIESCENGSASSCGETPKFLIVSSDNKDISSILRILQTICSCMPLCSFDHSVEMFIQNVIHILPKAKDLSTREKACVFLSLILPEISELGLKNLTNGLGGNFVQALGSVSVLFNSALSDPSLRRMAMESCGFFEMLAIIEDFLQQSKVFVYGGASAESESHVSSKLNLILNDNHIMLLEVAASAHLLVAGGSLLASLCSAVDYIGYVCETSCSIIRMQKLDRPVMLAILHVFALICGSKYFTLQQYSVVMSIVKSVVMFLEEQTESANSISFSQSDVRNPSSMLVCTHCPFSAGAVSVKDAAVMLLENLQKQCHCGLWPQDSLSLVCLLFPTLPRHEEGGKEVSGSGEAALSSLACDENSYNFLDIISLVELLASVMNWDWTSDHLVGQICEYLELHITEGFSAAIIMLLGQLGRIGAGAAGYEDPGVKKLRDWFSKYAQEITFKRLSIFVQAALITSLLGVTPIKFEEIAEGKAETLAAVSSQSIHYRFIREWFSSLSHEQQSLMRIHLSASEGNQQIGFIP; encoded by the exons ATGGCGCAGGATGTGGCGGTGCAGGAAGACAAGCCTTCCGGTGCCTGCTGTGCCACG TTGCAAAAGAAGCACTCAAAGCTGTTGGAGAGGTTTGGGAAGATTGATTTGTTGAAGAACAAGTTTCGCGACTGCACGATACACTTGCAGGAGAAATATGACGAGGTCGAGAAAGATAAGGGGAGTCTGAGGAAAG AATTGGATGAACTCAAATTGCAGGTTGATTTTTGGAAAGATGAGAAAGATAAAGTGGATGGtaggtgtactgatcttgaggatgaGGTTTCGGCTCTTCAAGATGAGATTCAATTGCTGAAGCAAAGCAGCGGCTCTGCTTCTCACCAAGAAGATGAACAGCTTCAAGAACGGATTGCTCAGTCTGAAGAAGAAATTAAGCAATTGAACAAGCTTCTGGACCAAGAGAGGGGGAAGGCAGCTTCTGAAAAGAAGAGCGCTGAGTTGGAGAAGAAGAAAGCTGATGAAGCTTTGAAGAAGTTAGAGAAGGGAATAAATCAGATTTGTGAGTTGCAGAAGGCTGCTATAATAGATAGGAAAAATGCTGAGGAATATAAACTTAAGTGGGAGAAGTTGCAAAAAGAAACTGATGATATGAAGTCAATGTTGGCTTTAGAAAAAGCTAGATCAGAAGATGTTGAGAAGAAATTGGAGGCAGAGAAACAGAAATCCATTAATGAAAGAATAAGGGCTGACTTGGCAGTGGCTAAATCTGTAGACCTGCAAAAACTTACTGAAACAAGTTTGGAGAAGGATCGAGCAGATGAGTTAAATCAGAAGTTGGAACAAGCTAAGAATAGGGTTGAACAGTTAGAGGGTGAGTTGCTTAAACATAAATGCTCTGAAAAATCTGAAGATAAGCTTTTGTTGGAGAAGTTTAAAAAGGAAACCGATGATTTAAAGTCAATGTTGGCTTTGGAGAAATCTAAATCTGAAGCTGCTCAGAAGAAAGTGGAGGTGGAGAAACAGAAAGCCACTGAAGAAAGAAAAAGGGCAAAGTTGGCGATGGACAAATCGAAAGAGCAAAACAAACTGGCTGACACGAATTTGAAGAGGGCCACGTCTGACAAAACTCGGGCAGATGATTTGAATCAGAAGTTGGAACAAGCTAGGATTAGGGTTGAACAATTGGAGGTTGAGATGCTTAAACATAAATGCTCTGAAAAATCTGAAGATAAGCTTTTGTTGGAGAAGTTTAAGAAGGAAACTGATGATTTAAAGTCAATGTTGGCTTTGGAGAAATCTAAATCTGAAGCTGCGCAGAAGAAAGTGGAGGAGGAGAAACAGAAAGCcactgaagaaagaaataggGCAAAGTTGGCGGTGGACAAATCTAAAGAGCTAAACAAATTGGCTGAAACGAATCTGAAGAGGGCCATGTCTGAGAAAACTCGAGCGGATGATTTAAATCAGAAGTTGGAACAAGCTAGAAATAGGGTTGAACAATTAGAGGGTGAGTTGCTTAAAAATAAATGCTCTGAAAAATCTGAAGATAAGCTTTTGTTGGAGAAGTTTAAGAAGGAAACTGATGATTTAAAGTCAATGTTGGCATTGGAGAAATCTAAATCTGAAGCTGCTCAGAAAAAAGTGGAGGTGGAGAAACAGAAAGCCACTGAAGAAAGGAAAAGGGCAAAGTTGGTGGTGGACAAATCTAAAGAGCAACAGAAACTGTCTGAAATGAATATGAAGAGGGCTATGTCTGAGAAAACTCGGGCAGATGATTTGAATCAGAAATTGGAAGAGGCTAAGAATAGGGTTGATAAATCCAGTCCCAGCAGGAATGCAGTTCTAGCCACTGATGCACGTACTGAAATGCTAATGCATGACACCCAATTCTctaagtgggtggaaaaaatgctTTTGGAGAAAGACCATACTATTATTAGGGAGAAAAGGCGTGCAGATTCAGCGAAAAAGAAAGCAAAGAAACAGACAAAAGTTGCAGAAGAACACAAAAAGATGTCCATGGAACAAAAACACCGGGCCGATCAACTATCTGAGCAGTTAGAGAATTACAAGCTCAGGTTAGAAGGGTTGCAGAAGGAAATGCAGGAGTTCATTTCACAGAGAAATTATACTGGTATTTCTCCCATAACAAACAATGATATCAATTTTGAAACTGATTCAGTTGAATTTCTAAAGAAACAATTGGAGCTAGAAAAGTTGCTTGCAAAACATGCCAAGCAAGCAACAAAGATAGAAGCTTTTCGTAACAAGGTACTAGAACAAGAGTTATGTCGCCTAAAGCAGGAGAATCACCAGTTCCAACAACACTTGAATAAGCTAGATAAAAGTTTGTTGCATGGCTCTGGAGGCATAGATCAGTTGAAAAGG ATTAGCGGTCAGACCACCGACAGGGAAATATTAGGCATCGATGGGGATCATAGGCTACTCATGTCAGGTATAGATTCTAGGATGGACCCTCCATATCGAGGTTCCAACCAAAAAATCTTACAGGGTTCTGCCTTATATTCTAGTTCGGCATCTTTTGCTGATCGACCCTTGGTGGGATCACAGGAAAGAGACACATTATCTATTATGACATCAGCTAACCTGGGGGAGGATGTGTCAAACTTCACTCCAAAGATCTCTGGTAAGATGCAAAACAAGCAAAATGTATCTAAAGCTGATAACAGATCTAGGACTCCATTGAAAGACAGTTCTAGTAAAAGAAGAGTTGTCTTGCGTGAGAAGAAGAGGATTCTTGGTGCAGCAAAGCCCGTAGAAAATTTGTATGTTACGGGTGAGAAGTTGCAACAACAGGTGTCTGAAAAACTACCCGTACTGCATGATATTCTCAATGGTCAAATGGATGAACCTCGAGAAGAGAGTCTGAAAGGAACTTCGACAGAGCTTTTCAGACCTCTCAAGAAGAGGAAAACCTCTTCAGAAGGAATGGTAATTATTCACCATCCGCAAGACTCTGGGCAGTCAAAAGGCATCCCTGATTCTGATATCAATAACTCAGATGCTTGTATACCTGCTTCATCAccagggtctgatgcagtcAGATCTGATTTGGTCTTGAGGGATGGAACAAATAATATTTCAGGACACAACCTGTCCACTCCAGATTTTGACCAGATGTTCACTGGTGACTATATGAAGTTGCTAGAGATGGACAATGCTGCTGATGAAGAATCCTATCGTAGAGCGATTGCCAGGCCCCTATCTCCTACTCTACCTGGGGTTGAAGTAGTTAGCTCTGAGATGCTGGTACATGAGAGTTCCCAAGAGGGGTTGCCAAATGTGAGTAGTTATACCGTTATTGAAACGGAAAAGAATCTCACTAGTTTTGTATCTAACGGTGGCTCTGTTCCATCACTGTTGCAAATGGAGCATAATTCTGACCACTTTCCGAAAGATACAACTCCACTAGCAGCAAGTGATACTCATTGTCAAGAAATCCATGTTTCaagtcggaagttgggaatgcCTTATCTTACTGGTTCTGGAAACAAAACTATTGAATCATGTGAAAACGGAAGTGCATCTAGTTGTGGTGAGACTCCAAAGTTTTTAATTGTATCCTCAGACAACAAAGACATTTCTAGCATTTTGAGGATCCTTCAGACAATATGCAGTTGCATGCCGCTATGTTCGTTTGATCATTCAGTGGAGATGTTCATTCAAAACGTTATACACATCCTTCCTAAAGCTAAAGATCTCTCAACTAG GGAAAAAGCATGCGTGTTCTTGTCGCTAATACTGCCTGAAATTTCTGAGCTCGGACTGAAGAACTTGACAAATGGGTTAGGTGGTAATTTTGTCCAGGCTCTTGGTTCAGTGAGCGTACTCTTCAACTCAG CACTATCTGATCCATCTTTGAGAAGGATGGCTATGGAGTCGTGTGGTttttttgaaatgcttgctatCATTGAAGATTTTCTTCAGCAGAGTAAAGTTTTTGTTTACGGTGGTGCATCTGCTGAGTCGGAGTCCCATGTTTCTTCCAAACTGAACCTCATTTTAAATGACAATCACATAATGTTGTTGGAAGTGGCTGCTTCAGCTCATCTGCTGGTTGCAGGGGGTAGTCTGTTAGCATCATTGTGCTCAGCTGTTGATTATATTGGTTATGTTTGTGAGACATCATGTAGCATTATTAGAATGCAGAAGCTTGACCGTCCAGTAATGTTGGCTATTCTTCATGTTTTTGCTCTCATATGTGGCTCAAAATACTTTACCCTTCAGCAGTACTCTGTAGTTATGTCTATTGTAAAATccgtggttatgtttcttgagGAGCAAACTGAGTCAGCCAATTCTATATCCTTTTCCCAGTCAGATGTTAGAAACCCATCTAGCATGTTGGTATGCACACATTGTCCATTCTCAGCGGGTGCAGTTTCTGTGAAAGATGCCGCAGTGATGCTGTTAGAGAACCTCCAAAAGCAGTGTCATTGTGGGTTATGGCCACAAGATTCACTTTCCTTAGTCTGTTTGCTGTTTCCTACACTACCTCGCCATGAGGAGGGAGGCAAAGAAGTTTCAGGCTCTGGAGAGGCTGCCTTGTCGAGTTTGGCATGTGATGAGAATTCATACAACTTCCTTGATATTATTTCTTTGGTTGAGCTTCTAGCTTCAGTCATG AACTGGGATTGGACATCTGATCACCTCGTAGGGCAGATTTGTGAATATTTGGAGTTACATATAACGGAGGGATTCTCTGCTGCTATCATCATGCTTCTTGGCCAACTTGGGAG GATTGGAGCTGGTGCTGCTGGATACGAGGATCCTGGTGTTAAGAAATTAAGAGACTGGTTCTCAAAATATGCTCAGGAAATCACATTCAAGAGATTGAGTATTTTTGTCCAAGCTGCCCTTATAACATCTTTGCTTGGTGTCACTCCTATCAAATTTGAGGAGATCGCTGAAGGTAAAGCTGAAACTCTAGCAGCGGTGAGTAGTCAGTCCATTCACTACAGATTTATAAGGGAGTGGTTTTCTTCCTTGAGTCACGAGCAACAGTCACTCATGAGGATTCATTTATCCGCAAGTGAGGGCAACCAGCAGATCGGTTTTATCCCTTAG